TCGGGGGTTACCGACCCAGGCGGTTAACTCTTTACAGATTCGGCGCTCGCGGTTCGACGGCCGCGTCTGGATCCGGAAAATAGCGCGTGCGTCGGCCCGGTTCAGGCCGTGAGTTTCGCGTAGTCGAACTCCTCGGCGATCCCCTGGAGCTTCTGGAGGGCCTGGATCTCCTCGTCGAGATTCTCTCGGAGCGCCTTGGACACGTCGCTGTGCATCCCGCCCTCGTTGGCCCACTGGAGCATGTTCTCGTAGACCGTGATCTCGTAGCGCTCGGTCTTCTGGGCCGCCGTGACCGCGTAGCGGTCTTTGACCTCCTGGGACGGGTCCATCTCCGAGAGGAAGTGTTCGGTCTCCTCGACCATCCCCTTCGAGGCCATGCACTCCTCGCGCGTGGCCGATTCGCCCATCGCCTCGAACACCGTCTCCAGACGCTCGATCTGGTCCTCCGTCTGTTTCTCGTGCTCTTCGAAGGCGGTGACGATCTCCTCCTGTTCGGCGTGGTCGGCCAGTTTCGATAGCGCGTCGGTCAGGCGGTGTTCGGCGTCGTAGATGTCTTTGAGCTCGTTCAGGAACAGGTCTTCGAGTGCTTCGACGGCCATACCCGCAGGTACGGGGGATGAGTGGTTAGGCGCGGTGCCTGCGAGCGCAGGGCGAGAAAGACGGCGACGAAAATCGCGGCGTCAGTCGTCGGCTTCGACGGCCTCGGCCTGCTCGTCCTCGACGTAGTACTCCGCGATGAGTTCCTCGTCGATCCGGTTGAGCTCCTCCTTCGGGAGTTCCGAGAGCAGGTCCCAGCCCAGGTCGAGCGTCTCTTCGAGGCTGCGGTTCGTCCGGAAGCCCTGCTGGACGAACTCGGACTCGAAGGCGTCCGCGAAGTCGAGGTACTTGTTGTCACGCTCGGACAGGGCCTCGCGGCCGACGATGTTCACCAGGTCACGGAGGTCCTCACCTTCCGCGTACGCGGCGTACATCTGGTCGGACACGTCGGCGTGGTCCTCGCGGGTCAGCCCCTCGCCGATACCGTCGTCCATCAGTCGGCTGAGCGAGGGCAGCACGTAGACCGGCGGCTCGACGCCCTGGCTGTTGAGGTCCCGATCGACGTAGATCTGGCCCTCGGTAATGTAGCCGGTCAGGTCCGGGATCGGGTGGGTGTCGTCGTCGCCGGGCATCGTGAGGATCGGGATCTGGGTCACCGAGCCGTCGTTGCCCTCGATACGGCCGGCCCGCTCGTAGAGCTGGGCCAGGTCCGTGTACATGTACCCCGGGTAGCCACGCCGACCGGGGACCTCCTCGCGGGCGGCCCCGATCTCGCGTAGCGCCTCGCAGTAGTTGGTCATGTCCGTCAGGATGACCAGGACGTGGTAGTCCTTCTCGAAGGCGAGGTACTCCGCGGTCGTCAGCGCCAGTCGCGGCGTGACCGTCCGCTCGACTGCGGGGTCGTCCGCGAGGT
Above is a genomic segment from Halorientalis sp. LT38 containing:
- a CDS encoding ferritin-like domain-containing protein, with amino-acid sequence MAVEALEDLFLNELKDIYDAEHRLTDALSKLADHAEQEEIVTAFEEHEKQTEDQIERLETVFEAMGESATREECMASKGMVEETEHFLSEMDPSQEVKDRYAVTAAQKTERYEITVYENMLQWANEGGMHSDVSKALRENLDEEIQALQKLQGIAEEFDYAKLTA
- a CDS encoding ATP synthase subunit B: MQKEYQTITEISGPLVFAEVDEPVGYDEIVEIETPDGQTRRGQVLESTSDFVAIQVFEGTEGIDRNSSVRFLGETMQMKLTEDLLGRVLSGTGEPIDGGPEIEPDEERPIVGEAINPYSREYPEEFIQTGVSAIDGMNTLVRGQKLPIFSASGLPHSDLALQIARQATVPEEDDDSDDGEGSEFAVIFGAMGITQEEANEFMDDFERTGALERSVVFMNLADDPAVERTVTPRLALTTAEYLAFEKDYHVLVILTDMTNYCEALREIGAAREEVPGRRGYPGYMYTDLAQLYERAGRIEGNDGSVTQIPILTMPGDDDTHPIPDLTGYITEGQIYVDRDLNSQGVEPPVYVLPSLSRLMDDGIGEGLTREDHADVSDQMYAAYAEGEDLRDLVNIVGREALSERDNKYLDFADAFESEFVQQGFRTNRSLEETLDLGWDLLSELPKEELNRIDEELIAEYYVEDEQAEAVEADD